A region from the Rheinheimera mangrovi genome encodes:
- a CDS encoding STAS domain-containing protein, with product MSVQITPKADFLVVEFGHDLTIFTVRDCYEALKKLTSMTMEKVILDLSAVNDFDSSGVQLVLWVMQHHKDKNFTLTHSENPAVSRVFQLYSLDFTSDAAAI from the coding sequence ATGTCAGTACAAATTACTCCAAAAGCGGATTTTCTGGTGGTTGAATTTGGTCATGATCTGACCATTTTTACTGTTCGGGATTGTTATGAAGCCCTGAAAAAGCTTACCAGCATGACGATGGAGAAAGTGATTCTGGATTTATCCGCAGTGAACGACTTTGATTCTTCCGGTGTGCAGTTAGTACTGTGGGTGATGCAGCATCACAAAGACAAAAACTTTACCCTGACTCATAGCGAAAACCCGGCTGTTAGTCGGGTATTTCAGCTGTATTCACTGGATTTTACTTCTGACGCAGCAGCAATTTAG
- a CDS encoding response regulator, translating to MKTILIVDDSISIRQVVGMTLKANGFDVIEAVDGVDALKKLTGQKVHLIISDVNMPNMDGITLLKEIKQLPAYRFTPVVMLTTEGAEEKKEQGRAAGAKAWIIKPFRPEQMLVAVNKLILP from the coding sequence ATGAAAACCATACTAATTGTCGATGACTCAATCAGCATTCGTCAGGTCGTGGGCATGACCCTCAAAGCCAACGGTTTTGACGTGATTGAAGCAGTGGATGGCGTGGACGCGCTAAAGAAACTGACAGGGCAGAAAGTCCATCTAATTATTTCGGACGTGAATATGCCAAATATGGATGGCATTACCTTATTAAAGGAAATCAAGCAGTTACCAGCTTATCGTTTTACTCCTGTGGTGATGTTAACCACTGAAGGTGCAGAAGAGAAAAAAGAACAGGGGCGTGCTGCCGGAGCAAAAGCCTGGATTATCAAGCCATTTCGCCCTGAACAAATGTTGGTCGCCGTGAATAAACTTATTCTTCCTTAG
- a CDS encoding methyl-accepting chemotaxis protein: MDKRLIPPLCIILFILVLVSQWLNYSSIGGAIFSTLLCLVGAALLWLSFSAAEPKTEQIRQEQVPELRPFSQNLLQLLSQVLPMWVKQSELVKEQTEAGVVHLNHKFADLLSVLGSGPGKGAAHNEQMLVAMIKESERKLLAMTQQLNQAQQNRHKMLTDIQELAKVTDNLQAMTSEVGDIAAQTNLLALNAAIEAARAGESGRGFAVVATEVRALSNRSSEAGQKIRQRVAEVTQALTKTVADSEQQVGHEQQLIQQTEQTISSVLSDYEGAVQGISDSNHQMQLQAEHVQQQLSDVVMHLQFQDRVSQILSHVMDDMNKLSDNANLFAAQLDAGQLPDTISVQQWLEGLRKTYTTLEQVSVHTGGKQHSASDDDITFF, from the coding sequence ATGGACAAAAGGTTAATTCCTCCGCTGTGCATCATTTTATTTATTTTGGTGTTGGTCAGCCAATGGCTGAACTATTCATCTATTGGCGGGGCAATCTTCAGCACTCTGTTGTGCCTGGTTGGTGCGGCCTTATTGTGGTTGTCTTTTTCTGCAGCAGAGCCCAAAACAGAACAAATCCGGCAGGAACAAGTGCCGGAACTGCGGCCTTTTAGCCAAAATCTGCTGCAGTTACTTAGTCAGGTGTTGCCGATGTGGGTGAAACAATCGGAGTTGGTCAAAGAACAAACCGAAGCCGGAGTAGTGCATCTGAATCATAAGTTTGCTGACCTGCTCAGTGTGTTGGGATCGGGGCCAGGTAAAGGAGCTGCGCACAATGAGCAGATGCTGGTTGCAATGATTAAAGAGTCTGAACGTAAGCTGCTGGCGATGACACAGCAATTAAATCAGGCTCAGCAAAACCGCCACAAGATGCTGACTGACATTCAGGAACTTGCCAAAGTGACAGACAATTTGCAAGCCATGACCAGTGAAGTGGGCGATATAGCCGCTCAAACTAATTTGTTGGCACTCAATGCGGCTATCGAAGCAGCCAGAGCGGGTGAAAGTGGTCGGGGTTTTGCTGTGGTCGCGACCGAAGTTCGTGCTTTATCTAATCGTTCCAGCGAAGCTGGCCAAAAAATCCGCCAACGTGTGGCTGAAGTGACACAGGCTTTAACCAAAACAGTGGCAGATTCAGAGCAGCAAGTCGGTCACGAACAACAGCTTATTCAACAAACCGAACAAACCATCAGCAGTGTGCTCAGCGACTACGAAGGTGCAGTGCAGGGCATCAGTGATTCCAATCATCAAATGCAGCTACAGGCAGAGCATGTGCAGCAGCAACTATCTGATGTGGTGATGCATTTACAGTTTCAGGACAGAGTCAGCCAAATCCTCAGCCACGTGATGGACGATATGAATAAGCTGAGTGACAACGCAAACCTGTTTGCGGCCCAGCTGGATGCGGGGCAGCTGCCCGATACTATTTCAGTACAGCAGTGGCTGGAAGGATTACGAAAAACCTATACCACGCTTGAGCAAGTGTCTGTGCATACGGGCGGTAAACAACACTCAGCGTCAGATGATGATATTACGTTTTTTTAG